A single genomic interval of Vallitalea longa harbors:
- a CDS encoding PIG-L deacetylase family protein, whose translation MDDKKTIMAIGGHIGDMELTAGGVLASMSLEGHKIITVALTGGEKGNPPNMSVADYRKQKIEEANKFAEMLNGEAIVFKYSDGELPVNDEVKFKLCDVIRKYKPNVIITHWKNSIHKDHAATHQIVKDAQFYAGLPGFEREYPPHYAQGPYYAENWEDPYGFKPYTYVEVTEEGFKLWEKAISQHWFTVNSTSFKYKEYYSHLMALRGCEVRKEYAQAFNVEEMSKRVFVNAF comes from the coding sequence ATGGATGATAAAAAAACAATAATGGCAATAGGTGGACATATAGGTGACATGGAGTTGACAGCAGGTGGAGTTCTTGCATCGATGTCTTTAGAAGGACATAAAATCATTACAGTTGCCTTAACTGGTGGAGAAAAAGGGAATCCACCCAATATGTCTGTAGCGGATTACAGAAAACAGAAAATAGAAGAAGCCAATAAATTTGCAGAAATGTTAAATGGAGAAGCAATAGTATTCAAATACAGTGATGGAGAACTTCCTGTTAATGATGAAGTTAAGTTCAAGTTATGCGATGTCATAAGAAAATATAAACCCAATGTAATAATAACCCATTGGAAAAACAGCATTCATAAAGATCACGCTGCTACACATCAAATTGTAAAAGATGCTCAATTTTATGCTGGGCTACCTGGATTTGAGAGGGAGTATCCACCACATTATGCACAAGGTCCATATTATGCAGAAAACTGGGAAGATCCTTATGGTTTCAAACCTTATACATATGTAGAAGTAACAGAGGAAGGCTTCAAGCTATGGGAGAAAGCTATTTCACAACATTGGTTTACTGTTAATAGTACTTCATTTAAATACAAAGAATACTATTCACATCTAATGGCATTAAGAGGTTGTGAAGTACGAAAAGAGTATGCACAGGCATTCAACGTTGAAGAAATGTCCAAGAGAGTTTTTGTCAACGCATTTTAG